In one window of Kitasatospora sp. MMS16-BH015 DNA:
- a CDS encoding DUF6059 family protein, producing the protein MSGSRPGSDPGDPVGQSWWRGFVLYGLFHGFADDDLAALVLGLRGPAPGHPERAVPWLPPTPEERDLWARASE; encoded by the coding sequence ATGTCCGGGTCGCGGCCCGGTTCTGACCCGGGGGATCCGGTCGGCCAGTCCTGGTGGCGTGGCTTCGTGCTCTACGGCCTCTTCCACGGCTTCGCCGACGACGACCTGGCCGCGCTGGTCCTCGGCCTGCGCGGCCCCGCCCCGGGCCACCCGGAGCGGGCCGTCCCCTGGCTGCCGCCCACACCCGAGGAGCGCGACCTCTGGGCCCGGGCGTCCGAGTAG
- a CDS encoding fatty acyl-AMP ligase: protein MTGFETFTELVLHRTADLGEKDAFIFLHDNAAGTGAEHLTYNGLDAEAKRIASWLQAQGAEGGQVLLLYPSSADFVKAFTACLYAGSVAVPAPLPGDQGHHFARVSGILRDAEVKAVLTDSANEPNISAWLREAGFTDINCLATDRPGEGDPSAWTAPKLTPESLAFLQYTSGSTSSPKGVMVSHFNLLSNEYAIQRSTSSDENSRLGGWLPFYHDMGLIGHILQPLWLGGSAALMSPVSFLKRPFRWLQMIDQYKVTIGGGPNFAFDLCTRRVTDEQLATLDLSSWKVACNGAEPVRAETIRAFTERFEPAGFTPEAFFPCYGMAETTLLVSGTPYGQKPVIRSADIAALELGTLREPAEGAPARTLVSSGVFQDFDVRIVDPQEHTERPEGGVGEIWVKGDSVAGGYWKRPETNAEIFQAVILGGEQGPDAGWLRTGDLGVLESGQLYVTGRLKEMILINGRNIYPHDVERTVQALDPALAPGNGAVFSVDTGEEHLVIVQEIKPNSPSAADLPALAAQVRTLISKEFTVAGSVVLVKPGTIRKTTSGKLQRTLMRQLLIEGKLTPLHEVLEDGVKALVDAAALASVG, encoded by the coding sequence TTGACGGGTTTCGAAACATTCACCGAGCTGGTGCTGCACCGCACGGCGGATCTTGGCGAGAAGGACGCCTTCATCTTCCTGCACGACAACGCGGCCGGCACCGGCGCCGAGCACCTCACGTACAACGGCCTGGACGCCGAGGCCAAGCGGATCGCCTCCTGGCTGCAGGCCCAGGGGGCGGAGGGCGGCCAGGTGCTGCTGCTCTACCCCTCCAGCGCGGACTTCGTGAAGGCCTTCACCGCCTGCCTGTACGCCGGTTCGGTGGCCGTGCCGGCCCCGCTGCCGGGTGACCAGGGGCACCACTTCGCCCGGGTCTCGGGCATCCTGCGCGACGCCGAGGTCAAGGCGGTGCTCACCGACAGCGCCAACGAGCCCAACATCAGCGCCTGGCTGCGCGAGGCGGGCTTCACCGACATCAACTGCCTGGCCACCGACCGGCCAGGCGAGGGCGACCCGTCGGCCTGGACGGCACCGAAGCTGACCCCGGAGTCGCTGGCCTTCCTGCAGTACACCTCGGGCTCGACCAGCAGCCCCAAGGGCGTGATGGTCTCGCACTTCAACCTGCTCTCCAACGAGTACGCGATCCAGCGCTCGACCAGCAGCGACGAGAACTCCCGGTTGGGCGGCTGGCTGCCCTTCTACCACGACATGGGCCTGATCGGGCACATCCTCCAGCCGCTCTGGCTGGGCGGATCGGCCGCGCTGATGTCGCCGGTCTCCTTCCTCAAGCGGCCGTTCCGCTGGCTGCAGATGATCGACCAGTACAAGGTGACCATCGGCGGCGGCCCGAACTTCGCCTTCGACCTGTGCACCCGCCGGGTCACCGACGAGCAGCTGGCCACCCTCGACCTGTCCAGCTGGAAGGTGGCCTGCAACGGCGCCGAGCCGGTCCGGGCCGAGACCATCCGGGCCTTCACCGAGCGGTTCGAGCCGGCCGGCTTCACCCCCGAGGCGTTCTTCCCCTGCTACGGCATGGCGGAGACCACGCTGCTGGTCTCCGGCACCCCGTACGGGCAGAAGCCGGTGATCCGCAGCGCGGACATCGCCGCCCTGGAGCTCGGCACCCTGCGCGAGCCCGCCGAGGGCGCCCCGGCCCGCACCCTGGTCTCCAGCGGCGTCTTCCAGGACTTCGACGTGCGGATCGTCGACCCGCAGGAGCACACCGAGCGCCCCGAGGGCGGGGTCGGCGAGATCTGGGTCAAGGGCGACAGCGTGGCCGGCGGCTACTGGAAGCGGCCGGAGACCAACGCGGAGATCTTCCAGGCCGTGATCCTCGGCGGCGAGCAGGGCCCGGACGCCGGCTGGCTGCGCACCGGCGACCTGGGCGTGCTGGAGAGCGGCCAGCTCTACGTCACCGGCCGGCTCAAGGAGATGATCCTGATCAACGGCCGGAACATCTACCCGCACGACGTGGAGCGCACGGTGCAGGCGCTGGACCCGGCGCTGGCCCCCGGCAACGGCGCGGTCTTCTCGGTGGACACCGGCGAGGAGCACCTGGTCATCGTCCAGGAGATCAAGCCCAACTCCCCCTCGGCGGCCGACCTCCCGGCGCTGGCCGCGCAGGTCCGCACGCTGATCAGCAAGGAGTTCACCGTCGCGGGCAGCGTGGTGCTGGTCAAGCCGGGCACCATCCGCAAGACCACCAGCGGCAAGCTGCAGCGCACCCTGATGCGCCAGCTCCTGATCGAGGGCAAGCTCACCCCGCTGCACGAGGTGCTGGAGGACGGGGTCAAGGCCCTGGTGGACGCCGCCGCGCTGGCCTCGGTGGGCTGA
- a CDS encoding acyl-CoA dehydrogenase family protein, producing MDHAPYLLAEQLERDLGDPEGPGVVFSHANSLALDETEEFPAAICRRLEELGVHEYYVPAQYGGRLETYEQVLQLIRTVARRDLTVAIGHGKTYLGGVCVWVAGSPEQATALGADIKAGLPVSLGLTERAHGSDLLAGEVQGVPTEDGGWLVSGEKWLINNATRGSLLSLLTRTDPAAGPRAFSVLLVDKRAIPQESYRHLPKIHTHGIRGADISGIAFTEAPVAGSAVVGEAGSGIEIVLKALQLTRTMCAALSLGAADHALAIVLDFVEERELYGRKLVELPQARHLLAGAAADVLLDEALALTASRGVHTLTEELSVTAAVTKYLVPTGTEGVIADLTKLLGARAFLKDVHARGMFQKVDRDHRIVGLFDGNTLVNLSSLVSQFRSLVRGYRRGTGGLDGAGAAYDLARPLPPLAPERLSLVARYGSGVIASLPGSVEALRAEADANPAYKPALAHAERLVAAVARVHEAMEAHQNALTDVPPEAFDVARSYALCFAAAAALGIWRHNHRAAEQGRTAGLWQDGLWLRATLARVLGRLGEPTDDREAAEALLEQVRAVRGEGLLPSLLPLALKHNDEGTSC from the coding sequence ATGGACCACGCTCCCTACCTGCTGGCCGAGCAGCTGGAACGCGACCTCGGTGACCCGGAGGGCCCGGGCGTGGTGTTCAGCCACGCCAACTCGCTGGCCCTGGACGAGACGGAGGAGTTCCCGGCCGCGATCTGCCGGCGGCTGGAGGAGCTCGGCGTCCACGAGTACTACGTCCCGGCCCAGTACGGCGGGCGGTTGGAGACCTACGAGCAGGTGCTCCAGCTGATCCGCACGGTGGCCCGGCGCGACCTCACGGTGGCGATCGGACACGGCAAGACCTACCTGGGCGGGGTCTGCGTCTGGGTGGCCGGCTCGCCCGAGCAGGCCACCGCACTGGGCGCGGACATCAAGGCCGGCCTGCCGGTCTCGCTCGGCCTGACCGAACGCGCCCACGGCAGCGACCTGCTGGCCGGCGAGGTGCAGGGCGTGCCGACCGAGGACGGCGGCTGGCTGGTCAGCGGCGAGAAGTGGCTGATCAACAACGCCACCCGCGGCTCGCTGCTCTCGCTGCTGACCCGCACCGACCCGGCCGCCGGGCCGCGCGCCTTCAGCGTGCTGCTGGTCGACAAGCGGGCCATCCCGCAGGAGAGTTACCGCCACCTGCCGAAGATCCACACCCACGGGATCCGCGGCGCCGACATCTCCGGCATCGCCTTCACCGAGGCGCCGGTGGCCGGCTCGGCGGTGGTCGGCGAGGCCGGCAGCGGCATCGAGATCGTGCTCAAGGCGCTCCAGCTGACCCGCACCATGTGTGCCGCGCTCTCCCTCGGGGCGGCCGACCACGCGCTGGCCATCGTGCTCGACTTCGTCGAGGAGCGCGAGCTCTACGGCCGCAAGCTGGTCGAACTCCCGCAGGCCCGGCACCTGTTGGCCGGAGCCGCCGCCGACGTGCTGCTGGACGAGGCGCTCGCACTGACCGCCTCGCGCGGCGTGCACACCCTCACCGAGGAGCTGTCGGTCACCGCCGCCGTCACCAAGTACCTGGTGCCCACCGGCACCGAGGGCGTCATCGCCGACCTCACCAAGCTGCTCGGCGCCCGGGCCTTCCTCAAGGACGTGCACGCCCGGGGGATGTTCCAGAAGGTCGACCGGGACCACCGGATCGTCGGCCTCTTCGACGGCAACACCCTCGTCAACCTCAGCTCCCTGGTGAGCCAGTTCCGCTCGCTGGTGCGCGGGTACCGCCGGGGCACCGGCGGACTCGACGGTGCCGGCGCGGCGTACGACCTGGCACGGCCGCTGCCGCCCCTGGCGCCCGAGCGGCTCTCGCTCGTCGCCCGGTACGGCAGCGGCGTCATCGCCTCGCTGCCCGGCTCGGTCGAGGCGCTGCGCGCGGAGGCGGACGCCAACCCGGCGTACAAGCCCGCGCTGGCCCACGCCGAGCGCCTGGTCGCGGCCGTGGCCCGCGTCCACGAGGCGATGGAGGCCCACCAGAACGCGCTCACCGACGTGCCGCCCGAGGCCTTCGACGTGGCCCGCAGCTACGCCCTGTGCTTCGCCGCGGCCGCCGCCCTCGGCATCTGGCGGCACAACCACCGGGCAGCCGAGCAGGGCCGCACCGCCGGGCTCTGGCAGGACGGGCTCTGGCTGCGCGCCACGCTGGCCCGGGTGCTGGGCCGGCTCGGTGAGCCCACCGACGACCGGGAGGCCGCCGAGGCGCTCCTGGAGCAGGTCCGGGCAGTGCGCGGCGAGGGGCTGCTCCCCTCGCTCCTTCCGCTGGCCCTGAAGCACAACGACGAGGGGACGTCATGCTGA
- a CDS encoding acyl-CoA dehydrogenase, translating to MLNQAADQVVGPDIGAEARAVARVAEIERAFGDPTDATNPVGFARLLEADEAGELSAEGEKILDDLGFNAEFVPVELGGRLEQLDTLTRVVRQVFRRDIALGLGYGVTSFMASVNVWAAGSEAQQRKLADILLRGGKVSVAYHELAHGNDFVRNEFEARPSAEGGYLLDGEKQVINNAGRAAAWLLFSRTSQAPGSRSHSVLMVERARIDTERLRVLPRYGTVGVRGCYLSGLDFDRAPVPGEALVGAEGQGVELALRSFQMTRSAIPGMALGAADTALRTVVGFAVSRELYGKSLLKIPHAKSTLGTAFLDLLISDSLSLVGTRAVHLLPDETSVYASAVKYLVPKILTETMYELSIVLGARFYVREGEHGIFQKHVRDLPVLSLGHAGSAACQATIIPQLPRLARKSWFRAEPAPAELFQPRSPLPPIRYEQLALATGRDSLSAALVAAVDELPTTNPEERAIQSLALRLMDELRQVQEAALQLSPQDRTALASPSSFSLADRYAVLLAASAVLGVWREARGGEDAFLADPAWAAAALHRLAKRLGQQPAPLPASCEERLHEEVVRRFTEHRSYDLYDTPLAG from the coding sequence ATGCTGAACCAAGCCGCCGACCAGGTGGTCGGTCCCGATATCGGAGCGGAGGCCCGCGCCGTCGCCCGGGTGGCCGAGATCGAGCGGGCCTTCGGTGACCCGACCGACGCCACCAACCCGGTGGGCTTCGCCCGCCTGCTGGAGGCCGACGAGGCGGGGGAGCTCTCCGCCGAGGGCGAGAAGATCCTGGACGACCTCGGCTTCAACGCCGAGTTCGTGCCCGTCGAGCTGGGCGGCCGGCTGGAGCAGCTGGACACCCTGACCCGGGTGGTCCGGCAGGTCTTCCGCCGGGACATCGCGCTCGGGCTCGGCTACGGCGTGACCTCCTTCATGGCCTCGGTCAACGTCTGGGCGGCCGGCAGCGAGGCCCAGCAGCGCAAGCTGGCGGACATCCTGCTGCGCGGCGGCAAGGTCTCGGTGGCGTACCACGAGCTGGCGCACGGCAACGACTTCGTGCGCAACGAGTTCGAGGCCCGCCCCTCGGCCGAGGGCGGCTACCTGCTCGACGGCGAGAAGCAGGTCATCAACAACGCCGGCCGAGCCGCCGCCTGGCTGCTGTTCAGCCGCACCTCGCAGGCCCCGGGCAGCCGCAGCCACTCGGTGCTGATGGTCGAGCGGGCCCGGATCGACACCGAGCGGCTGCGGGTGCTGCCCCGCTACGGCACGGTCGGGGTGCGCGGCTGCTACCTCTCCGGCCTGGACTTCGACCGGGCCCCGGTGCCCGGCGAGGCGCTGGTCGGCGCGGAGGGCCAGGGCGTCGAACTCGCCCTGCGATCCTTCCAGATGACCCGCAGCGCGATCCCCGGCATGGCGCTCGGCGCGGCCGACACCGCGCTGCGCACGGTGGTCGGCTTCGCGGTGAGCCGGGAGCTCTACGGCAAGTCACTGCTGAAGATCCCGCACGCCAAGTCCACCCTCGGCACCGCCTTCCTGGACCTGCTGATCAGCGACAGCCTCTCGCTGGTCGGCACCCGCGCGGTGCACCTGCTGCCCGACGAGACCAGCGTCTACGCCTCGGCGGTCAAGTACCTGGTGCCGAAGATCCTGACCGAGACGATGTACGAGCTCTCGATCGTGCTCGGCGCCCGGTTCTACGTCCGCGAGGGCGAGCACGGGATCTTCCAGAAGCACGTGCGCGACCTGCCGGTGCTCAGCCTCGGCCACGCCGGCTCGGCCGCCTGCCAGGCCACCATCATCCCGCAACTGCCCCGGCTGGCCCGCAAGTCCTGGTTCCGGGCCGAGCCCGCCCCGGCCGAGCTGTTCCAGCCGCGCAGCCCGCTGCCGCCGATCCGCTACGAGCAACTCGCCCTGGCCACCGGCCGGGACAGCCTCTCGGCCGCGCTGGTGGCCGCCGTGGACGAGCTGCCCACCACCAACCCGGAGGAGCGGGCGATCCAGAGCCTGGCCCTGCGGTTGATGGACGAGCTGCGCCAAGTCCAGGAAGCCGCCCTCCAGTTGTCCCCGCAGGACCGCACCGCGCTGGCCAGCCCGAGCAGCTTCTCGCTGGCCGACCGGTACGCGGTGCTGCTGGCCGCCTCCGCCGTGCTCGGCGTCTGGCGCGAGGCCCGCGGCGGGGAGGACGCCTTCCTGGCCGACCCGGCCTGGGCCGCCGCCGCCCTGCACCGCCTGGCCAAGCGGCTCGGCCAGCAGCCGGCCCCGCTGCCCGCCTCCTGCGAGGAGCGGCTGCACGAGGAGGTCGTCCGCCGCTTCACCGAGCACCGCAGCTACGACCTGTACGACACGCCCCTCGCGGGCTGA
- a CDS encoding acyl carrier protein, which yields MSVPTTNRPAGGAGHTAESLTVWLADRIAVYLKRQPSEIDPTVPLAEYGLNSVAALGLCGDIEEDFDLILEPTAAWDYPTVEALAGHLLEEFAAQAQDSSR from the coding sequence ATGTCCGTCCCCACCACCAACCGGCCCGCAGGCGGGGCCGGGCACACCGCCGAATCCCTCACCGTCTGGCTGGCCGACCGGATCGCGGTCTACCTCAAGCGCCAGCCCTCCGAGATCGACCCGACCGTCCCGCTCGCCGAGTACGGGCTCAACTCCGTGGCGGCGCTGGGCCTGTGCGGCGACATCGAGGAGGACTTCGACCTGATCCTGGAGCCCACCGCGGCCTGGGACTACCCGACGGTCGAGGCGCTGGCCGGCCACCTGCTGGAGGAGTTCGCCGCCCAGGCCCAGGACAGCTCTCGATGA